AACCGGCCGAGGTGGCCGGCAGGATCCCGTCCCAGTCCAGAAAGGACAGGTACACCGTGTGGATCGCCGGCCAGATCGCGAAGGCGACGTACACCAGTGCCGCGGGCGCGATGTAGAGGAGGGCGACGACCCGGCGCGCCCGGCGGCGCGGACGCCGCCGGGCGAGTGGTGCCGTGTCAGCCATGGTATTCGGTCCACGACTCCTGCAGCGAGGTGAGGAACGCGTCGGGGGTCGTCTTCTTGCTCAGCAGGCCCTGCACGCCGGAGGTCAGGCGGTCGATCATGTTCGGCGAGGCGAAGTCCGGGAACGGGACGATGCCGTTGTCGGCGACCACCTTCTTGAAGTCGGCGGCGATGTCGGCGCGTACGCCGGTCGCCTGGACCGCGGTCTCGTTGTTCACCGGCATGAACCCGGTGTCGAACTGCACGGTCGCCGCCTTGGCGTCGCGCATGAAGTCCAGGAACGCGGCCGCCTCGTTCGGGTGCTTGGTCTTGGACGAGATGGAGTACGCCACGCTGGCGCCCGAGGCGACCACGGAGTCGCCCGCGGTGGCCTGCGGCAGCAGGAAGAAGCCGACGTTGTCGCCCATCGCCTTCTCGATGGCCGACGCGGCCCAGTTGCCGGTGACGAGGTACGCGCTCTTGCCGTTGGTGAAGTTCGCCTGCGCGTCGCTGTCGGCCGTCGCGTTCGCCGACGCCGGGATGTAGCCGGCGTTGACCCAGTCGATGACCTTCTGGGCGGCCTGCTTCGCGGCGTCGGTCTGGATGGTCGAGCCGGGCTTGCCGTACACCCAGTTGCGGTACTGGCTCTCGTCGCCGAGCGCGTTGGTGAAGGCGTTCCACAGCTGGAACCCGCCGACCTGCAGGCCGCCGAGGCTCAGCGGCGCCTTGCCACCCTTCTTCACCGCGGCCACGTCCTGCTCGAAGTCGGCCAATGTGGACGGTGTGTCGGCGATTCCGGCCGCCGTGACCATCGACTTGTTGTAGTACACGCCGAGCACGGACAGCGCGCCCGGCACCGCGTACAGGCCGCCCGTGCCGTACTCCTTGGCCGCCTGGTTGGAGCGCAGCACCTCCAAACTGGACGCCGGGAACGCCTCGCCCCAGCCGTACAGCTTCTCGTACGGCGTCAGGTCGTAGATGAGCCCGGCCGGCACCAGCGAGCGCATGGCGCCCGGGTTGTACTCGGCGATGTCCGGCGGCGTGTCGGCGGCCATGGACAGCTTGATGGACTTGACGTAGTCACTGAACGGCGTCTGCTGGCCCTTGATGGTGATGTTCGGGTGCAGCGCGTGGAAGGCGTCGATGAGCGCCTGGGTCGGCGGGTCGTCGGTGTACGCCAGGGTCAGCGTGATGTTCTCGGTGGTGAGGTCCTTGGACACGTCGCTCGGCTTGGCCGGCTCGGTGCCCCCGGACTCCGCGCACGCACTGAGCGCCACCACCATCGCCGCCGCGACGGCGGCCAATGATCTCGTACGCATATATGTTCTCCTATACCGGTAGGGAGTACAGACGTTCGCGCTCCACCCAGGACAGACAGTGGCGGACAGCGCCGTGGATGATGGCGTCCGCGCCGAGCGCGGACAGCTCCAGCCGGGGCTGGTTGAGCGGCTCCGCGCGCAGCGCCTCGGCGAGCGCCTCGATCAGCGCCGGACCGAGCACGGCGATGTCGCCGCCGATGACGACCACCTCGGGGTCGAGAAGCGACCGGACGGCCGCGATCCCCTTGGCGAAGCGGGCCGCGACGGTCCGGATCGGGATGAGCGCCCACTCCTCGCCGCGGTGCGCCGCGGCGGCCAACTCGGACAGTGTCGGCCCGCCTGCGACGCGCAGCAGCTCGCGGGTGCCGACCCATGCCTCGAACGGGCCGAGGTCGGGGTCGCCGGATCGCTCGCCGGACGCCACCAGGTCGAGGTAGCCGAGGTCGCCGGCGTCGTTGGACGCGCCGCGGTACAGCTCGCCGCGCAGCACGATGCCGGCACCGATCCGCTCACCCCAGTCGATGAAGACCAGCGAGTCCTCGGCGTGCGGCATGCCGCGCCAGCGCTCCCCCTCGGTGGCGAGCTTGACGTCGTTGTCCACGTACACCGGGGCGTCGACGGCGCCGCGGATGCCGGCGAGGATGGCGCCGCCGACGATCTCGGGCATGCTCGGGCTGAGCGTGACGTGGCCGGAGCCCGGATCGGTGATGCCGGGGGCGGCCGCGGACACGTGCCACACGCAGTCCGGGGCGACCCCGGCGAGGTCGAGCGCCTGGCGGATCGCGGCGGTCAGCGAGGCGGCCAGCTCGGTCGCGCCGGCGCGGCTCAGCGGGAGGGTGGACTCCGCAACGGGGTCGCCGGCCAGGTCGGCGACCAGCAGCCGGACCTGTCCGGGCTGCACGTCGACGCCCAGGACGTGGCCGGCCTCCGCGCGGAAGCGGACCATCTGCGGGGGCCGGCCGGCCGCGGTGGCGTTGCGGTCCGGCGCGGAGATCTCCACGAAGCCCATCGAGTCCAGTACGGCCAGCGAGCGGGTCACCGCCTGCCGGGACAGCCCGGTCTCCTTGGCCAGGGCGGAGACGCTGGCCCGCCGGGCGGCGCGCAGGTGGGTGAGGATGGCCGAGGCGTTGACCTCGAGCATGAACTTCGTACCCACCGCGACGGACCTCATGGGCTGGACGCTAACATAATTACGTACCGTACGGAAGTAATAGAGTGGGTGCCATGACAGCGTGGGCGTCGACCGTGCAGGGCCTATGGAACCGGATCACCGGCGGCGGGCCACCGCCGCGTTTCAGCGCGCTGCCGGGCCGGCGCCGCTACGAGGCGTACGCCGCGGCGGGCACCCTCCACGTCGCCGCCACCGACGCGGTCTCGGCGTGCGTCGGCATCCACCGGTACCTGCGGGACGCCTGCGGTGTCCGGGTCACCTGGGGCGCCGACCTGCCGCTGGCACTCGGCGCGCTGCCCGACTCGACGCCGTTGCGCGGTACGGCCCGGGTGGACGAGTTCTACCACCTCAACTTCTGCACGTACGGCTACTCCACCGCGTTCTGGGGCTGGGACGAGTGGGAGCGGGAGCTGGACTGGATGGCCCTGCACGGGGTCACCATGCCGCTGCACCTGGTCGGGCACGAGGCCGCGCTCGCGCTGGCGTACTCCCGGCTCGGCATGACCGACGAGGAGATCCGCGCGTTCCTCGGCGGCCCCGCGTACCTGCCGTGGCTGTACATGGGCTGCCTGGACAGCTTCGCCGGGCCGCTGCCCGCGGGCTGGATCCGCCAGCAGTTGGCGCTGGGCCGCCGGATCCTGGAACGGGAGCGCGCGTTCGGCATGCGGGTGGTGCTGCCCGCGTTCACCGGTCACCTGCCGCGGGCTTTGGCCCCGGCCGGGGCGCGCACCCGGTACTGGCAGGGCCTGCCGACCACCGTCGTCGCCCCGGACGACCCGCTCTTCCGGCGGCTCACCGCCGAGATCGTCGCCGCGCAGCGGGAACTGTTCGGCACCGACCACCTGTACGCCGCCGACCCGTTCATCGAGATGGTGCCCGCCGAGGTGGACGACGGCGCCGCTTACCCCGCCGCGGTCGCCGCCGCCATCGTGGACGGGCTGCGCGCCGCCGACGCCGAGGCCACCTGGGTCCTGCAGTCGTGGCCATTCTCGTACCAGATCGACTACTGGATCCGGGATCGGGTATCACGGTTCCTGGATGGCATCCCGCCCGGCGGCGTGCTGATCCTCGACCTGTACGGCGAGGCCGATCCCCAGTGGCCCCGCCTGGACGGGTACGCCGGCCGCCCGTGGATCTGGAACGGACTGCTCAACTTCGGCGGCCGTACCGAGCCCGTCGCCGACCTGGGCGCCACCGGCCGGAACCTCGAAGCCGCCCTCGCCGCCGATCATCCGCCGGTCGGGCTCGGCCTCACCATGGAGGCGATCCACAACAACCCGGCGTTCTACGAGCTGATCACCGACCGGGCCTGGAGCCGCGAGCCCGCGGACCTCGGCTCCTGGATCCAGGATTTCGGACGCCAGAGATACGGGAGCGTGGACCCAGCCGTCGATCGTGCCTGGGCGGGCCTGCGCCGCTCCGTCCTGGACGCGGACGCGCGGGCCATCTTCCCCGAGCGGTTCATCTCGATGACGGTCGCCCGCC
This genomic stretch from Phytohabitans rumicis harbors:
- a CDS encoding ABC transporter substrate-binding protein, with the protein product MRTRSLAAVAAAMVVALSACAESGGTEPAKPSDVSKDLTTENITLTLAYTDDPPTQALIDAFHALHPNITIKGQQTPFSDYVKSIKLSMAADTPPDIAEYNPGAMRSLVPAGLIYDLTPYEKLYGWGEAFPASSLEVLRSNQAAKEYGTGGLYAVPGALSVLGVYYNKSMVTAAGIADTPSTLADFEQDVAAVKKGGKAPLSLGGLQVGGFQLWNAFTNALGDESQYRNWVYGKPGSTIQTDAAKQAAQKVIDWVNAGYIPASANATADSDAQANFTNGKSAYLVTGNWAASAIEKAMGDNVGFFLLPQATAGDSVVASGASVAYSISSKTKHPNEAAAFLDFMRDAKAATVQFDTGFMPVNNETAVQATGVRADIAADFKKVVADNGIVPFPDFASPNMIDRLTSGVQGLLSKKTTPDAFLTSLQESWTEYHG
- a CDS encoding alpha-N-acetylglucosaminidase, with product MTAWASTVQGLWNRITGGGPPPRFSALPGRRRYEAYAAAGTLHVAATDAVSACVGIHRYLRDACGVRVTWGADLPLALGALPDSTPLRGTARVDEFYHLNFCTYGYSTAFWGWDEWERELDWMALHGVTMPLHLVGHEAALALAYSRLGMTDEEIRAFLGGPAYLPWLYMGCLDSFAGPLPAGWIRQQLALGRRILERERAFGMRVVLPAFTGHLPRALAPAGARTRYWQGLPTTVVAPDDPLFRRLTAEIVAAQRELFGTDHLYAADPFIEMVPAEVDDGAAYPAAVAAAIVDGLRAADAEATWVLQSWPFSYQIDYWIRDRVSRFLDGIPPGGVLILDLYGEADPQWPRLDGYAGRPWIWNGLLNFGGRTEPVADLGATGRNLEAALAADHPPVGLGLTMEAIHNNPAFYELITDRAWSREPADLGSWIQDFGRQRYGSVDPAVDRAWAGLRRSVLDADARAIFPERFISMTVARPDYVRLLDPASTVHDDVRAALFYRPDDLLAAIEALLAVPASGPARDDLALAGAALLLRIIDHRFSALLTQSQRSGTLDPTSAVGFLAAFDDLDALVATRPDLRLDAWVAAARRRADDAEGRRVLEDNARRILTVWNTTAHAELDDYAARVWSGLVGGYYKRRWELWLRLLPGALDPAGRAAAQHALDAELRRLADAFIAIGPTTTTDAATVTAAAARVLDRYGDEFRSLKKGTAARGVH
- a CDS encoding ROK family transcriptional regulator, with translation MRSVAVGTKFMLEVNASAILTHLRAARRASVSALAKETGLSRQAVTRSLAVLDSMGFVEISAPDRNATAAGRPPQMVRFRAEAGHVLGVDVQPGQVRLLVADLAGDPVAESTLPLSRAGATELAASLTAAIRQALDLAGVAPDCVWHVSAAAPGITDPGSGHVTLSPSMPEIVGGAILAGIRGAVDAPVYVDNDVKLATEGERWRGMPHAEDSLVFIDWGERIGAGIVLRGELYRGASNDAGDLGYLDLVASGERSGDPDLGPFEAWVGTRELLRVAGGPTLSELAAAAHRGEEWALIPIRTVAARFAKGIAAVRSLLDPEVVVIGGDIAVLGPALIEALAEALRAEPLNQPRLELSALGADAIIHGAVRHCLSWVERERLYSLPV